A region of Malaciobacter marinus DNA encodes the following proteins:
- a CDS encoding cobyrinate a,c-diamide synthase yields the protein MKAFVISAIASNQGKTILTTALLYNYRKSVRPFKIGPDYIDPQFHKTICDTNSINLDTFMMNKSQVKWIFNKYNNKDICIVEGVMGFYDGMDKACSAYDVSKLLKIPTILILDASGSYITISAVLKGLKTYKKDNTIKAIVLNNISSSMHYELIKRQVNEDFDDIEILGWIEKNLPCLKDTHLGLDLNDAKKDTLQKLSKEVLKHIDLEKLQKISVYTKKKNNNYPFEKIEKVNKKATIIKDGNFSFLYYDNLKVLKELFNKVEIVNPSKDEQISKDSDFVYILGGYIETQKAYDKIKNSKNFKDSLLRHVKDKRYVYAECAGLLFLSKNVDDKKMMNILDVSFTLTNKRNRLGYYYNQKGLKGHAFHYTKPIDTKNAIDILSKKKNSKGEFGAWKKENVYGTYLHTMFRNNLNILKDYFGI from the coding sequence ATGAAAGCTTTTGTAATATCTGCTATTGCATCAAATCAAGGTAAAACTATTTTAACTACTGCATTACTTTATAATTACAGAAAAAGTGTGCGTCCTTTCAAAATAGGTCCAGATTATATAGACCCACAATTTCATAAAACTATTTGTGATACAAATTCAATAAATCTTGATACTTTTATGATGAATAAATCTCAAGTCAAATGGATTTTTAATAAATATAACAATAAAGATATTTGTATTGTTGAGGGTGTAATGGGTTTTTATGATGGAATGGACAAAGCTTGTTCTGCTTATGATGTTTCAAAACTTTTAAAAATACCTACTATTTTAATTCTTGATGCTAGTGGATCTTATATAACTATTAGTGCAGTTTTGAAAGGATTAAAAACTTATAAAAAAGACAATACAATCAAAGCAATTGTATTAAATAATATTTCATCAAGTATGCATTATGAGTTAATAAAAAGACAAGTAAATGAAGATTTTGATGATATTGAAATTTTAGGATGGATAGAAAAAAATCTTCCTTGCTTAAAAGATACACACTTAGGACTTGATTTAAATGATGCAAAAAAAGACACTTTACAAAAGCTATCAAAAGAAGTTTTAAAACATATAGATTTAGAAAAACTTCAAAAGATTTCAGTTTATACAAAAAAGAAAAATAATAATTATCCCTTTGAAAAAATTGAAAAAGTAAATAAAAAAGCAACTATTATAAAAGATGGGAATTTTTCATTTTTATATTATGATAACTTGAAAGTTTTAAAAGAGCTTTTCAATAAAGTGGAAATAGTTAACCCCAGTAAAGATGAACAAATAAGCAAAGATTCAGATTTTGTATATATCTTAGGGGGCTATATTGAAACACAAAAAGCATATGATAAGATTAAGAATTCAAAGAATTTTAAAGACTCTTTATTAAGACATGTTAAAGATAAAAGGTACGTTTATGCTGAATGTGCTGGATTATTATTTCTTTCAAAAAATGTTGATGATAAGAAAATGATGAATATTTTAGATGTTAGTTTTACCCTTACAAATAAAAGAAATCGATTAGGTTATTATTATAATCAAAAGGGATTAAAAGGTCATGCTTTTCACTATACAAAACCAATTGATACTAAAAATGCAATTGATATTTTAAGCAAAAAAAAGAATTCTAAAGGAGAGTTTGGAGCTTGGAAAAAAGAGAATGTATATGGCACATATTTACATACAATGTTTAGAAATAATTTAAATATATTGAAGGATTACTTTGGAATTTAA
- a CDS encoding precorrin-8X methylmutase gives MEFKMEQPPINLGADISNKSFEIINNELKDYEKIDEFTKEQQEVISRLIHTTTCFDEVLNNIYFSKDSIKKVQTLLLNEAKIIVDVNMIKVGLSDFYLKKYDNEVICYINESFTYENAQKNKTTRSYAAVVEAIKRHKDKPLVLVCGNAPTFIYAAINTLIEQKVDLNNVALLLFPVGFVNVVESKAYARKFCDTFNVAGIIMQGRFGSSTMSVATLHAIYKLIKDYDKDDKYNGK, from the coding sequence TTGGAATTTAAAATGGAACAACCACCTATAAATTTAGGTGCAGATATCTCAAATAAATCATTTGAAATAATAAACAATGAACTAAAAGATTATGAAAAAATAGATGAGTTTACAAAAGAGCAACAAGAGGTAATAAGTAGATTAATTCATACAACTACTTGCTTTGATGAAGTACTAAATAATATCTATTTTTCAAAAGATTCTATTAAAAAAGTACAAACATTGCTTTTAAATGAAGCAAAAATAATAGTTGATGTAAATATGATAAAAGTTGGGCTTAGTGATTTTTACTTAAAAAAGTATGACAATGAAGTTATTTGTTATATAAATGAGTCTTTTACTTATGAAAATGCACAAAAAAATAAAACCACAAGAAGTTATGCAGCTGTAGTTGAAGCTATTAAAAGACATAAAGACAAACCACTAGTTCTTGTTTGTGGGAATGCTCCTACATTTATTTATGCAGCTATTAATACTTTAATAGAGCAAAAAGTAGATTTAAACAATGTTGCTTTATTACTATTTCCAGTTGGATTTGTAAATGTAGTTGAATCAAAAGCTTATGCAAGAAAATTTTGCGATACTTTTAATGTAGCTGGAATTATTATGCAAGGAAGATTTGGAAGTTCAACTATGAGTGTAGCCACACTTCATGCTATTTATAAACTAATAAAAGATTATGATAAGGATGATAAATATAATGGAAAATAA
- a CDS encoding (2Fe-2S) ferredoxin domain-containing protein, which produces MENKKLFNAMGSEVADGFTCKPKNFDANKPIMHLKTQLFICDDERCGKAHKDENIAATLREVLKELNLSKGKDRIKIVRTGCFGACRFRSVANIYENTKINGNINNNGIWLKNIHKYDKDKWKRLFISLKENRNIDEIDEFEQVPMSDPSFYK; this is translated from the coding sequence ATGGAAAATAAAAAGCTATTTAATGCAATGGGAAGTGAAGTTGCTGATGGTTTTACATGCAAACCAAAAAATTTTGATGCAAATAAGCCAATAATGCACTTAAAAACACAACTTTTTATTTGTGATGATGAAAGATGTGGAAAAGCTCATAAAGATGAAAATATCGCTGCAACATTAAGAGAAGTATTAAAAGAGTTAAATCTATCAAAAGGAAAAGATAGAATCAAAATAGTTAGAACAGGATGTTTTGGAGCTTGTAGATTTAGAAGTGTTGCAAATATTTATGAAAATACTAAAATCAATGGGAATATTAATAACAATGGAATTTGGCTTAAAAATATTCATAAATATGATAAAGATAAATGGAAAAGACTTTTTATTTCATTAAAAGAAAATAGAAATATTGATGAAATTGATGAGTTTGAACAAGTACCAATGAGTGATCCAAGTTTTTATAAATGA
- the cbiD gene encoding cobalt-precorrin-5B (C(1))-methyltransferase CbiD — translation MRNQKVLRKGYTTGTHTVASFRSCLDTLLVTNKACITKTTKIDNDDLDVTKGCEIIVSLDFSIENFLLNPTFQKAQLFKCETNSLEIYAGIGVGVVTKKGLKVPPPYPAINPAPLNAIQDYFKIKTNKRQHLHLKCCISVVNGQEIAKQTANAKVGVLEGISILGTTGVVKPVSSSAYIDSVKTQIEFAIQNRYETIYFTLGNSAFNIACSKANKEAIIEIGNFVYDSIEVATNQNAKEVIFLCGIGKMTKVYQGFKNTHNRFGVIDFDKLQADIKRNLNYEVDIEATLTVKGISQELEKAGLVKEFYEMITLKANKQIKKWFKTSNVKAIILEEKEVLGW, via the coding sequence ATGAGAAACCAAAAAGTTTTAAGAAAAGGCTATACAACAGGTACACACACTGTTGCATCATTTAGAAGTTGTTTAGATACATTGCTTGTTACAAATAAAGCGTGTATTACAAAAACAACAAAAATTGATAATGATGACTTAGATGTAACAAAAGGTTGTGAGATTATTGTAAGTTTAGACTTTTCTATTGAAAATTTTTTATTAAATCCTACATTTCAAAAAGCACAACTATTTAAATGTGAAACAAATAGTTTGGAAATTTATGCAGGAATTGGAGTTGGAGTAGTTACAAAAAAAGGTTTAAAAGTTCCACCACCCTACCCAGCAATCAATCCTGCTCCTTTAAATGCGATACAAGACTATTTTAAGATAAAAACAAACAAGAGACAACACTTACATTTAAAATGTTGTATAAGTGTTGTAAATGGACAAGAAATAGCTAAACAAACAGCTAATGCAAAAGTTGGTGTTCTTGAGGGTATTTCAATATTAGGAACAACAGGAGTTGTAAAACCTGTTTCAAGTTCTGCTTATATTGATTCAGTTAAAACACAAATAGAGTTTGCCATACAAAATAGATATGAAACTATCTATTTTACACTAGGTAATTCTGCTTTTAATATAGCTTGTTCAAAAGCAAATAAAGAAGCAATTATTGAAATAGGTAATTTTGTATATGATTCTATTGAAGTAGCAACAAATCAAAATGCAAAAGAAGTGATATTTTTATGTGGAATTGGGAAAATGACAAAAGTCTATCAAGGTTTTAAAAATACACATAATAGATTTGGTGTGATTGATTTTGATAAATTACAAGCTGATATAAAAAGAAATCTTAATTATGAAGTGGATATAGAAGCTACTTTAACCGTAAAAGGAATATCTCAAGAACTTGAAAAAGCAGGTTTAGTAAAAGAGTTTTATGAGATGATAACATTAAAAGCAAATAAACAAATAAAAAAGTGGTTTAAAACTTCAAATGTAAAAGCCATAATATTAGAAGAAAAAGAGGTTTTAGGATGGTAA
- the cbiT gene encoding precorrin-6Y C5,15-methyltransferase (decarboxylating) subunit CbiT, translating into MVTIAGNGMGEYDFSNLDFDISKFDKVICDLNFLEDGKNILKLKYKQAKEYILQNYEKEEILYVVTGSPLFYSAGTIIAKNLPKNKVKIINNTSSKSYLLEKLFISETDVNTISLHGRVDIDLTKFLQNKYTFILCDKSTISRLKTALCYFEANSISTILGYKLGFNEEKIEKIDLLNFDEHLLDLTAPFVLLIKKEFKNKNIISEDIEFETQRGMITKKYKRQLTLQNLDLQANNLLWDIGAGSGSCAIEAFKRYKVKTILFEKNETRIDFIKQNLKNHYVIDTKLLSGEAQVLFQTLKETPQRIFVGGGGIEVIKQLPKLYEILDEKGILLINAITLKHLNLMLTVLNEAKIEYEVYSISLTTYKGKLDLVEPERQLFQIKVNKK; encoded by the coding sequence ATGGTAACTATTGCAGGAAATGGAATGGGAGAGTATGATTTTTCAAATCTTGATTTTGATATATCAAAATTTGATAAAGTTATTTGTGATTTAAATTTTTTAGAAGACGGTAAAAATATTCTAAAATTAAAATACAAACAAGCAAAAGAGTATATTTTGCAAAACTATGAAAAAGAAGAGATTTTATATGTAGTAACTGGTTCACCTTTATTTTATAGTGCAGGAACTATTATTGCAAAAAATTTACCAAAAAATAAAGTAAAAATCATAAACAACACATCTTCAAAAAGCTATTTGTTAGAAAAACTATTTATTAGTGAAACAGATGTAAATACAATATCTTTACATGGAAGAGTTGATATTGATTTAACTAAATTTTTACAAAATAAATATACTTTTATACTTTGTGATAAATCTACTATCTCAAGATTAAAAACTGCCCTATGCTATTTTGAAGCAAACTCTATTTCTACTATACTTGGATATAAACTTGGATTTAATGAAGAGAAAATTGAAAAAATTGATTTATTAAATTTTGATGAGCATTTACTTGATTTAACAGCTCCTTTTGTTTTACTTATTAAAAAAGAGTTTAAAAATAAAAATATAATTAGTGAAGATATTGAGTTTGAAACACAAAGAGGAATGATTACAAAAAAATACAAAAGACAACTTACTTTACAAAATCTAGATTTACAAGCAAATAATCTACTGTGGGATATTGGTGCAGGAAGTGGAAGTTGCGCAATAGAAGCTTTTAAAAGATATAAAGTAAAAACAATACTTTTTGAAAAAAATGAAACAAGAATAGATTTTATAAAACAGAATTTAAAAAATCATTATGTAATTGATACAAAACTTTTAAGTGGAGAAGCACAAGTTCTCTTTCAAACACTTAAAGAGACACCTCAAAGGATATTTGTAGGAGGTGGAGGAATTGAGGTTATAAAACAACTTCCAAAACTTTATGAAATATTAGATGAAAAAGGGATTTTATTGATAAATGCAATTACCTTAAAACATCTAAATCTTATGCTAACTGTTTTAAATGAAGCAAAGATTGAATATGAAGTTTACTCTATCTCTCTTACAACATATAAAGGTAAACTTGATTTAGTAGAGCCTGAAAGACAATTATTTCAAATAAAGGTAAATAAAAAATGA
- a CDS encoding cobalt-precorrin-4/precorrin-4 C(11)-methyltransferase encodes MIYFIGAGCGDPDLVTVKAQKILQKADAVLYTGSLVPKEVLSWCKADAIIEDSQGMKYPEIFAFLKKQKDKVVARVHTGDPSIYSTIAKQIEFLQKENISYEVIPGITAAFGAAASLGIEYTIPGVSQTMILTRVEGKTPNPESLENILACKNSSLVFYLSILLLEKLKKKALKLGYSKDTPCWVVEKATWKEEQIFKGTISNIQEQVSHIKGVALILLGDFLKQEETQESHLYVKPLVKELKADNEQ; translated from the coding sequence ATGATATATTTTATAGGTGCTGGATGTGGAGATCCAGATTTAGTTACAGTAAAAGCACAAAAAATACTTCAAAAAGCTGATGCTGTTTTATATACTGGTTCATTAGTTCCAAAAGAGGTTCTTTCTTGGTGCAAAGCTGATGCAATTATAGAAGATTCTCAAGGTATGAAATATCCTGAGATTTTTGCTTTTTTAAAAAAGCAAAAAGATAAAGTTGTAGCAAGAGTTCATACAGGCGATCCTTCTATTTACTCAACTATTGCAAAACAGATTGAGTTTTTACAAAAAGAAAATATATCATATGAAGTAATACCAGGAATTACAGCTGCTTTTGGAGCAGCTGCTAGTTTAGGAATTGAATATACAATTCCAGGAGTTTCACAAACCATGATTTTAACAAGAGTTGAAGGAAAAACACCAAATCCTGAAAGTCTTGAGAATATATTAGCTTGTAAAAACTCTTCGTTGGTATTTTATTTATCTATTTTACTTCTTGAAAAATTAAAGAAAAAAGCTTTGAAGTTAGGATATAGCAAAGATACACCTTGTTGGGTAGTTGAAAAAGCAACATGGAAAGAAGAACAAATTTTCAAAGGAACAATTTCAAATATACAAGAACAAGTATCTCATATAAAAGGTGTAGCACTAATTCTTTTGGGAGATTTTTTAAAACAAGAAGAGACTCAAGAATCACATTTGTATGTAAAACCACTAGTTAAAGAGTTAAAGGCAGACAATGAGCAATAA
- a CDS encoding cobalt-precorrin 5A hydrolase, which produces MSNKLKIAVVSINQPSLNSACELLKYLDDFEVDVYGKKDLNHNLSNLIIYEKIDTVLENAWKKYDAIICILAMGIVVRKIAPFLKNKATDPAIIVMSMDLSKIIPLLSGHIGGANELSDLIASRIKGCINFISTATDQTNTFAFDIFAKKNNFEIQNLQCLAKISNALLNNKEVEVKTYKSIFETIPDKTNLKRVDEQSLELCVNITPFSNKNLTLKPKVYLGMGCNKNTTFQEIEKAFLCFLDKYNLSKHQIENIASFEAKADEVGLLEFASKYSFDIKFYNKEQINSLQADFSPSQATKFFNLKGVAEPSAILLSKYKELILKKEVYNKKITIAGAI; this is translated from the coding sequence ATGAGCAATAAACTAAAGATTGCAGTTGTATCAATAAATCAACCAAGTTTAAATAGTGCTTGTGAACTTTTAAAATACTTAGATGATTTTGAAGTTGATGTATATGGTAAAAAAGATTTAAATCATAATCTTTCAAATCTTATAATCTATGAAAAAATAGATACTGTATTAGAAAATGCTTGGAAAAAATATGATGCAATTATTTGTATTTTAGCTATGGGAATTGTTGTAAGAAAGATTGCTCCTTTTTTAAAAAATAAGGCTACAGATCCTGCAATTATTGTTATGAGTATGGATTTAAGTAAGATTATTCCTCTTTTAAGTGGTCATATTGGTGGAGCAAATGAACTAAGTGACTTAATTGCTTCAAGAATTAAAGGGTGTATAAATTTTATCTCAACTGCAACAGATCAAACAAATACTTTTGCTTTTGATATATTTGCAAAGAAAAATAACTTTGAAATACAAAACCTACAATGTTTAGCAAAAATCTCAAATGCATTATTAAACAATAAAGAAGTTGAAGTTAAAACTTATAAAAGCATCTTTGAAACAATCCCTGATAAAACAAATTTAAAAAGAGTAGATGAACAAAGTTTAGAACTTTGTGTAAATATAACTCCATTTTCGAACAAGAATCTAACTTTAAAACCAAAAGTTTATCTAGGAATGGGTTGTAATAAAAATACAACTTTTCAAGAAATTGAAAAAGCCTTTTTGTGCTTTTTAGATAAATACAACTTAAGCAAACATCAAATAGAAAATATAGCTTCATTTGAAGCAAAAGCTGATGAGGTAGGACTTTTAGAATTTGCTTCAAAATATAGTTTTGATATAAAATTTTATAACAAAGAGCAAATAAACTCACTTCAAGCAGATTTTTCTCCATCACAAGCAACAAAGTTTTTTAATTTAAAAGGTGTAGCTGAGCCATCAGCAATTTTACTTTCAAAATATAAAGAACTAATACTAAAAAAAGAAGTATATAATAAAAAAATAACAATCGCAGGAGCAATTTAA
- a CDS encoding precorrin-3B C(17)-methyltransferase, whose product MAKRLYIVSSGAGGTSYITPEATKAIENSEVIVSYSKYARELKELLKEKEVYTSGMTHEIQRCNQAIQYAKSGKTTSIISNGDVNVYGMATLIVEIMDEKDLWDEIELISLPGVTSFLAAASKAGAPVSQDFSIISLSDRLTDINLIDKRVKAALECDFVLGIYNPKSKKRIKPYQNFLKALENGYENRITIIASNVGRVEKEKITITTAQDLINKDIEHEAVSMSTLIIICNSNSKLTKNNQVLTPRGYLNKYELDGELK is encoded by the coding sequence ATGGCAAAAAGATTATATATAGTAAGTTCAGGAGCAGGAGGAACTTCATATATCACACCAGAAGCAACAAAAGCAATAGAAAATAGTGAAGTTATAGTCTCATATAGTAAATATGCACGAGAACTAAAAGAGTTATTAAAAGAAAAAGAAGTTTATACATCAGGTATGACACATGAAATACAAAGATGTAATCAAGCAATACAATATGCAAAAAGTGGAAAAACAACTTCAATCATCTCAAACGGAGATGTCAATGTATATGGAATGGCAACATTAATTGTTGAAATAATGGATGAAAAAGATTTATGGGATGAAATTGAACTTATTTCACTTCCTGGAGTTACTTCTTTTTTAGCAGCAGCTAGTAAAGCAGGAGCTCCTGTATCTCAAGACTTTTCTATTATTTCATTATCAGATAGATTAACAGATATAAATTTAATAGATAAAAGAGTAAAAGCAGCACTTGAATGTGATTTTGTTCTAGGAATTTATAATCCAAAATCAAAAAAAAGAATTAAACCATATCAAAATTTCTTAAAAGCTTTAGAAAATGGATATGAAAATAGAATTACAATAATTGCTTCAAATGTAGGAAGAGTAGAAAAAGAAAAAATCACAATAACAACTGCACAAGATTTAATAAACAAAGATATAGAACATGAAGCTGTTTCAATGTCAACACTTATTATAATTTGTAATTCAAATTCAAAATTAACAAAAAATAATCAAGTCCTAACTCCAAGGGGATATTTAAATAAATATGAACTTGATGGAGAATTAAAATAA
- a CDS encoding sulfite exporter TauE/SafE family protein: METISIVTIITIAFLGSFGHCVGMCGGIVVAYSSTKVKSGWSKQLQALSHLLYSFGRITTYVILGFIFGYVGGVVTFDNLTSGILLLTTGFLMVLIGLSLSGKIKFLTNLEHSVSKSPLYQKTFKSLIGSDSLTSFYLLGMLNGLLPCGFVYVFAITAASTGSPLWGAFVMLIFGLSTIPALFSLGFFVSIFKQTALRNTMIKIASLVVIGFGIYIAYLGYEYIVDPTKTILSCHI; encoded by the coding sequence ATGGAAACAATAAGTATAGTAACTATAATAACAATTGCTTTTTTAGGCTCTTTTGGGCACTGTGTTGGAATGTGTGGTGGAATTGTTGTTGCTTATTCAAGCACAAAGGTAAAAAGTGGATGGAGTAAGCAACTTCAAGCTCTTTCTCATCTTTTATACTCTTTTGGAAGAATAACAACTTATGTAATACTTGGCTTTATTTTTGGATATGTTGGAGGAGTAGTTACTTTTGATAATCTTACAAGTGGTATTTTACTACTAACTACAGGATTTTTGATGGTGCTAATTGGTCTTTCTTTAAGTGGGAAAATCAAGTTCTTAACAAATCTTGAACATTCAGTTTCAAAATCACCTTTATATCAAAAAACATTTAAATCATTAATTGGTTCAGATTCTTTGACTAGCTTTTATCTTTTAGGGATGTTAAATGGTCTTTTGCCATGTGGTTTTGTATATGTTTTTGCTATTACAGCTGCAAGTACAGGAAGTCCTTTGTGGGGAGCATTTGTAATGTTGATTTTTGGACTTAGTACAATTCCAGCACTTTTTTCTTTAGGCTTTTTTGTATCTATTTTTAAACAAACAGCATTAAGAAATACCATGATAAAAATAGCCTCTCTTGTTGTTATTGGATTTGGGATTTATATTGCATATTTAGGATATGAATATATAGTAGATCCTACAAAAACAATACTTAGTTGTCATATCTAA